One region of Pseudoalteromonas galatheae genomic DNA includes:
- a CDS encoding ethylbenzene dehydrogenase-related protein, which translates to MRRSSFAIFHVMAVIVILVGLLTGPRLGIINHDFLAFLSPLLPQGALLSMHVLFGCLLTLIAIAFTVATIRAPFHSAPSEFDKAVNYFGYLVIVLSIVTGWLLWLNPESLSLVIHGLSATGIFLYLVLHGIKHTVFKGKQVLSVLVPRNALILLCCSIALVYFCGLGIRLIVAEQHLRLEVAPLSTQSHLEIDGKGDEPQWLRAKPIKLTTFGGANFLDGSSEVEIKALSNHDETFFLIRWQDPTESLEHLPLEKTSDGWQVQENGFYRFDERTYYEDKFAIMLSTTCELGGDGTVQYGDAPLADKPRNWHGKGYHASTDGRTRDLWHWKALRTNDMYLADDNFFGPPQSVALGQRRYTAGYQPDGKESGAYVMNWRWYSPTEVTPKRMPIPSPDITERKVLDWFASETYNPQRDMAKIGEQLPSVLYRSNRFEGDRADVRARGEWRDGYWTLELVRKHQTHSPLDVELRSGVCMWVSAFDHAQIAHTRHHRAIQLRYML; encoded by the coding sequence GTGCGTCGAAGTAGTTTTGCCATTTTTCATGTTATGGCGGTAATAGTTATCTTGGTTGGGTTACTGACAGGCCCTCGCTTGGGCATTATAAATCATGACTTTCTGGCGTTTCTTTCACCTTTGCTTCCACAAGGTGCGTTGCTGTCAATGCATGTGTTATTTGGTTGCTTACTCACCTTGATTGCGATTGCTTTTACTGTGGCAACTATTCGCGCACCGTTTCACAGCGCTCCAAGCGAGTTTGATAAAGCCGTTAACTACTTTGGGTATCTGGTTATCGTGCTGAGTATAGTCACAGGATGGTTACTTTGGCTCAATCCAGAGAGTCTAAGTTTAGTCATTCATGGGTTATCAGCGACAGGCATTTTTTTGTATTTGGTGTTACATGGCATAAAGCACACCGTGTTTAAGGGTAAGCAAGTACTAAGTGTATTAGTGCCCCGAAATGCGCTTATTTTACTCTGTTGCAGTATTGCTCTGGTGTATTTTTGTGGCCTTGGTATACGCCTTATCGTTGCAGAACAGCATTTACGGTTAGAAGTTGCGCCGCTATCAACGCAAAGCCACCTTGAAATAGACGGCAAAGGAGACGAGCCACAATGGTTGCGTGCCAAGCCTATTAAGTTAACGACATTTGGTGGTGCAAACTTCTTGGATGGGAGTAGTGAGGTCGAAATAAAAGCGTTGAGCAACCATGATGAAACCTTCTTTCTGATCCGCTGGCAAGATCCGACCGAAAGCCTAGAGCATCTGCCGCTGGAAAAAACCTCGGACGGTTGGCAAGTACAAGAAAATGGCTTTTATCGCTTTGACGAGCGCACTTATTACGAAGATAAGTTTGCCATCATGCTATCGACAACCTGTGAACTAGGAGGTGATGGCACCGTTCAATACGGCGATGCGCCGCTTGCAGACAAACCCCGTAATTGGCACGGCAAGGGCTATCATGCAAGTACGGACGGCCGCACACGAGACTTATGGCACTGGAAAGCGCTGAGAACTAATGACATGTACTTGGCCGATGATAATTTTTTTGGGCCACCTCAAAGCGTTGCACTTGGGCAAAGACGCTACACCGCAGGGTATCAACCTGATGGCAAAGAAAGCGGTGCTTATGTGATGAACTGGCGCTGGTACTCACCGACTGAGGTTACGCCAAAGCGAATGCCAATCCCATCGCCAGATATCACCGAGCGCAAAGTCCTTGATTGGTTTGCCAGCGAAACCTACAACCCTCAACGAGACATGGCGAAAATTGGCGAACAGTTACCGTCCGTGTTGTACCGTTCAAATCGCTTTGAGGGAGATAGAGCCGATGTTAGGGCTAGGGGAGAGTGGCGCGATGGTTATTGGACGCTAGAGCTGGTACGTAAACACCAAACGCATTCTCCCCTTGATGTTGAACTGCGCTCAGGTGTTTGCATGTGGGTCTCCGCATTCGATCACGCACAAATCGCGCATACTCGTCACCACAGAGCGATCCAATTGAGGTATATGTTATGA
- a CDS encoding di-heme-cytochrome C peroxidase, whose translation MNNRLVIKYVSTAVACTLFLASCSSPSKKPSVPKETLDQVAESGQVPERVWLNQGWSDKLRQDFWFTGQGSQIIPYTWFTWLEQPNSKKLFRDSEHMEMLRYLPSKTAANNPSGLPIGFAVHNNQTTGQAWVGMTCAACHTNQIDYNGTKILVEGAPTLANFVLFFSRLNAALEATLNDNQKFSRFAMRVLKEGASQELIDDLREDLKHVALATAERQTVNDLPEDYPDDFTSYARLDAFGNIQNAGTAFALDDLNNKNAPTAPVSYPFLWGTHQSNVVQWNASAPNVPVIGPLVRNIGEVVGVFGSLSIEEAPVWQRVWGKHARYSSTVDLQGLGQLEAWVKTLLPPAWPEQYFPGIDTNKAAQGKMLFQANCASCHQLIDQKNLLKDYEAVKVPVKEIGTDPTMSNNASCHMAKTLFLEGTKTDILIGDKFQAVDSAIDIPVNGVVGLVLKDPIKAIEAGLIAERTGPDGKKTTVKKSIEERLKVYLENRHKLSPNTNEDCVDGFYDAGVYKARPLNGIWATAPYLHNGSVPNLWSLLQSPESRPDTFWVGSREFDPINVGYVTHQGMNEFKVNKANGEVMPGNDNSGHVYGTTLSDNEKWQIVEFLKTL comes from the coding sequence ATGAACAATAGACTAGTAATAAAATATGTAAGTACGGCAGTGGCTTGCACACTGTTTCTCGCAAGTTGTAGCTCACCAAGTAAAAAACCTTCAGTGCCCAAAGAAACGCTCGACCAAGTCGCAGAATCTGGTCAAGTGCCTGAGCGAGTTTGGCTCAATCAAGGATGGTCAGATAAACTTCGGCAAGACTTTTGGTTCACAGGTCAAGGGTCACAAATCATTCCCTATACTTGGTTTACTTGGTTAGAGCAACCCAACAGTAAAAAGCTCTTTCGCGATAGCGAACATATGGAAATGCTGCGCTATCTACCCAGTAAAACCGCCGCCAATAACCCTTCAGGTTTGCCCATCGGCTTTGCCGTGCATAACAATCAAACCACAGGACAAGCTTGGGTCGGGATGACCTGCGCCGCATGCCACACCAACCAAATTGATTATAATGGTACAAAAATTTTGGTAGAGGGTGCGCCCACCCTCGCCAACTTTGTACTCTTCTTTAGCCGCCTAAATGCCGCATTAGAAGCGACCCTCAACGATAATCAAAAGTTTAGCCGTTTCGCGATGCGGGTATTAAAAGAAGGAGCATCGCAAGAGTTGATTGATGATTTACGAGAGGATCTCAAGCACGTGGCGCTTGCAACCGCCGAGCGACAAACCGTTAATGACTTGCCCGAAGATTATCCAGACGATTTTACCAGCTATGCTCGACTTGACGCGTTTGGCAATATACAAAACGCCGGCACGGCATTTGCGCTTGACGACCTTAACAATAAAAATGCGCCCACCGCGCCCGTCTCCTATCCATTTTTATGGGGTACACACCAGTCCAATGTAGTGCAGTGGAATGCCTCAGCACCAAACGTACCTGTAATTGGGCCTCTGGTTAGGAACATAGGTGAAGTGGTGGGTGTATTTGGTTCGTTATCCATTGAAGAAGCACCGGTTTGGCAGCGTGTTTGGGGGAAACATGCGCGTTACAGCTCAACCGTTGACTTGCAAGGATTAGGACAATTAGAAGCGTGGGTAAAAACGCTACTTCCTCCCGCTTGGCCGGAACAATACTTTCCGGGAATTGACACTAACAAAGCGGCACAAGGAAAAATGTTATTCCAAGCAAACTGTGCTAGCTGTCATCAATTAATTGACCAAAAAAATCTACTTAAAGATTACGAAGCAGTCAAAGTGCCAGTAAAAGAGATAGGTACCGATCCTACTATGTCTAATAACGCCAGCTGCCATATGGCAAAGACCTTATTTTTAGAAGGTACTAAGACAGACATTCTTATTGGCGACAAATTCCAAGCGGTAGATAGCGCTATTGATATCCCAGTAAATGGCGTTGTGGGTTTGGTGTTAAAAGACCCTATCAAAGCAATCGAAGCAGGCCTAATAGCAGAACGCACCGGGCCAGATGGTAAGAAAACCACTGTGAAAAAATCCATTGAAGAGCGCCTTAAAGTCTACCTAGAAAATAGACACAAATTGAGTCCGAACACTAATGAAGATTGTGTGGATGGTTTCTACGACGCGGGTGTCTACAAAGCAAGGCCGTTAAACGGAATTTGGGCAACCGCGCCTTATTTACATAATGGCTCAGTGCCAAACCTATGGTCACTATTACAATCACCAGAGTCGCGCCCGGATACCTTCTGGGTTGGTAGTCGCGAATTCGACCCTATCAACGTTGGCTATGTTACTCATCAAGGCATGAACGAGTTCAAAGTGAACAAAGCCAATGGTGAGGTTATGCCGGGCAACGATAACAGCGGTCACGTTTACGGCACTACCTTGAGTGACAATGAAAAGTGGCAAATCGTTGAGTTTTTGAAAACGCTATAA
- a CDS encoding GNAT family N-acetyltransferase/peptidase C39 family protein — MLQAALVLEKATLQDLNSLNALEQSCFSADRLSRRQLKHYISFEHSLLLTAKLAGELVGYGLLWLHQGTRLARLYSLAVSPHHQGKGIARQLMSELEARAGEMGWLYMRLEVAKRNDAAIGLYKRMGYRVFGEYQNYYADHDDALRMQKCVRKLSQKAVLHQAPWYQQTTDFTCGPASLMMAMASIDPGCMGDQALELEIWREATTIFMTAGHGGCHPFGLALAAERRGFAAEVMVNTAGPLFLDGVRSAQKKQVMTLVHEQFRQECEYRDIAIHQADVKLEQVEQWLLQGSAVLALISTYRLNGKKAPHWVLITGLDELCLYLNDPDVEDDQNPIDCQQVPIARSDFEKMMTFGASKLSALVVLHESF; from the coding sequence ATGTTGCAAGCCGCGTTGGTGCTCGAAAAGGCGACACTGCAGGATTTGAATTCACTGAATGCGCTGGAGCAAAGCTGCTTCAGTGCAGATAGACTGAGTCGTCGCCAACTCAAGCATTACATCAGTTTTGAACATAGCCTGCTGCTTACTGCAAAGTTAGCAGGGGAACTTGTGGGCTATGGATTGCTTTGGTTGCACCAAGGAACGCGGCTGGCCAGGCTTTATTCATTGGCGGTATCGCCTCATCATCAAGGTAAGGGGATCGCACGTCAACTGATGTCAGAGCTTGAGGCCAGAGCGGGTGAAATGGGCTGGTTGTATATGCGTTTAGAAGTGGCTAAACGCAATGACGCGGCCATCGGCTTATATAAACGCATGGGTTATCGTGTATTTGGCGAGTATCAAAACTATTACGCGGATCATGATGACGCGCTAAGAATGCAAAAATGCGTACGTAAACTGTCGCAAAAGGCGGTGTTGCATCAGGCACCTTGGTATCAGCAAACGACAGACTTTACTTGCGGACCGGCGTCACTGATGATGGCAATGGCGAGTATAGATCCAGGCTGTATGGGCGATCAGGCCTTAGAGCTTGAAATATGGCGTGAAGCGACCACCATCTTTATGACTGCAGGTCACGGCGGCTGTCACCCATTTGGTTTGGCATTGGCTGCGGAGCGCCGTGGTTTTGCGGCAGAGGTGATGGTGAATACGGCGGGCCCACTATTTTTAGATGGCGTTAGAAGCGCGCAGAAAAAACAGGTGATGACCTTAGTTCATGAGCAATTCCGTCAAGAGTGTGAATATCGTGATATTGCTATTCACCAAGCCGATGTAAAGCTTGAACAGGTTGAACAATGGTTGTTACAGGGTAGTGCGGTATTGGCTTTGATCAGCACCTATAGACTAAACGGTAAAAAAGCGCCGCATTGGGTGCTTATTACGGGCTTGGATGAATTGTGTTTATATCTTAATGACCCTGATGTCGAGGACGACCAAAATCCTATCGACTGCCAGCAAGTTCCCATCGCAAGGTCGGATTTTGAAAAAATGATGACGTTTGGCGCAAGCAAGTTAAGTGCGCTGGTGGTGTTGCACGAGTCATTTTAA
- a CDS encoding RimK family protein: protein MLSTLFVVDQNADVLPLANNVVTFETYLQEYPKLGESKLRVINLCDCDRYLSQGYYCSLLAEARNHQVLPSLKVINGLRDGDNVLFLSQAWFDKRGIAITDDAELIICMGETQQPEFSKLAAYLFQQFPAPLLKVTLQQQDKGVRVQVQRRDFSTLQVAQLEFCTQVLGHVHATQWNKRKSHKKYRWDIAMLVDHDEKLPPSNKGAISRFVKAGEKLGIKVHPLEAAELYNLGQYDGLFIRETTAIDHHTYRLAQEAEQKDLVVIDDPSSILRCCNKVFLHDAFNYKKVPSLETRFVSQCNEQVIDKLIAELSLPMVLKMPESSFSKGVFKVKTKEELGERLQELMSVSAIVLAQAYLYTDYDWRIGVLNGRAIYACRYHMARNHWQIYNHESKRNFSGGFDTLPTFEVPKAVLRAALKAAAVVGNGLYGIDIKEHNGKAYVLEVNDNPNIDQGVEDKYLGDELYMQVMSEFSRRLEARGKK, encoded by the coding sequence ATGCTATCTACTCTATTCGTTGTTGATCAAAATGCAGATGTACTGCCTTTGGCAAATAACGTAGTGACGTTTGAAACGTATTTGCAAGAGTACCCAAAGCTCGGTGAATCAAAACTTCGAGTGATTAATTTATGTGACTGTGATCGTTATTTAAGTCAAGGTTATTACTGCTCTTTACTTGCTGAAGCGCGTAATCACCAAGTACTTCCGAGTCTAAAAGTTATTAACGGTTTACGTGATGGCGATAATGTGTTGTTTTTATCGCAAGCTTGGTTTGATAAGCGTGGGATCGCGATTACCGATGACGCTGAGTTGATCATTTGTATGGGCGAAACCCAACAGCCTGAGTTTAGTAAGTTGGCGGCGTATTTATTTCAGCAATTTCCAGCGCCTTTACTAAAAGTGACATTACAGCAGCAAGACAAAGGCGTGCGCGTGCAGGTGCAGCGTCGCGACTTTTCGACTCTGCAGGTGGCGCAGCTTGAGTTTTGTACTCAAGTATTAGGTCATGTGCATGCCACTCAGTGGAACAAACGTAAGAGCCACAAAAAGTATCGCTGGGATATTGCGATGTTGGTGGACCACGATGAAAAGTTGCCGCCAAGTAATAAAGGGGCGATCAGCCGTTTTGTAAAAGCGGGTGAAAAGCTTGGCATTAAAGTACATCCATTAGAAGCGGCTGAGTTATACAACTTAGGCCAATACGATGGGCTATTTATTCGTGAAACCACAGCGATTGATCACCATACTTATCGCCTTGCGCAAGAAGCAGAGCAAAAAGATTTAGTGGTAATTGATGACCCAAGCTCGATCCTACGCTGTTGTAATAAGGTGTTTTTACATGATGCCTTTAATTACAAGAAGGTGCCAAGTTTAGAAACGCGATTTGTGAGCCAGTGTAATGAACAAGTAATCGATAAACTCATTGCTGAGTTATCGCTACCTATGGTGCTTAAAATGCCTGAGAGTTCGTTCTCAAAAGGCGTATTTAAGGTAAAAACCAAAGAAGAACTTGGCGAGCGGTTACAAGAGCTGATGAGCGTCTCTGCGATTGTGTTGGCGCAAGCTTACTTATACACAGATTACGACTGGCGTATTGGGGTGCTAAATGGCCGTGCAATTTATGCATGCCGTTACCATATGGCACGTAACCATTGGCAAATCTATAACCACGAGTCAAAACGTAATTTCTCGGGTGGGTTTGACACGTTACCAACGTTTGAAGTGCCAAAGGCGGTGTTACGTGCAGCATTAAAAGCGGCGGCAGTTGTGGGTAATGGTTTGTATGGTATTGATATTAAAGAGCACAACGGCAAAGCTTACGTGCTTGAAGTAAACGACAATCCGAATATTGACCAAGGGGTTGAAGACAAGTATCTCGGTGACGAGCTGTACATGCAGGTGATGTCTGAATTTTCAAGGCGTCTTGAAGCGAGAGGTAAAAAGTAA
- a CDS encoding VOC family protein: MANLNTVEIKSFVPAKDFECSKRFYQMIGFEMAFEAGDIAYFNSGSCSFLLQDFYEPLHSNNFMMHLLVEDAQSWYEHVLKLELDKAFGVKVTELVEQPWGMLEFCITDPSGVLWRIAENQ; the protein is encoded by the coding sequence ATGGCAAACCTGAATACCGTAGAAATAAAGTCTTTTGTTCCAGCTAAAGACTTTGAATGCTCCAAACGCTTTTATCAGATGATTGGCTTTGAAATGGCTTTTGAAGCTGGAGATATCGCATATTTTAACTCTGGCTCTTGCTCTTTTTTGCTCCAAGATTTCTATGAGCCATTGCACAGCAACAACTTTATGATGCACCTTTTAGTCGAAGATGCCCAAAGCTGGTATGAACATGTTTTAAAACTCGAGCTGGACAAAGCGTTTGGCGTAAAGGTAACTGAGCTTGTCGAGCAGCCGTGGGGAATGCTCGAATTTTGTATTACTGACCCAAGTGGCGTGCTGTGGCGCATCGCCGAGAATCAGTAA
- a CDS encoding AraC family transcriptional regulator — MHSTSFVYFYSAWVYLHDRFTDDKKLRGEFAELVASRPERVALVEYERLLEVGQELSGDPLIGFELGKAIQLHDYGALGYLVETSKDLQQAITSLLHYDAIVADIGLAVFASDSDNAKLTWQPKTPLGKQAILRNMTAWVSAARQLLRSTLSPNQLQLSFSVCDLELQRLQTWFGCSVSQNCPENALSFPLDFLTMPVATVDSLMHEHIEQVVAKSVSALCDNHDLKARVANLLAAKHSLAGVNQASIAKALNMSVRSMQRKLKIQHTSFRTLLDQERKHRFEQLIGNTKLLDIVDALGFTEQSALNKVCIKWYGKPPSKLK; from the coding sequence ATGCACTCCACTTCGTTTGTATATTTTTATAGTGCGTGGGTATATCTCCATGACCGTTTTACCGATGACAAGAAGCTGCGAGGCGAGTTTGCTGAGCTAGTAGCGTCACGCCCTGAACGTGTAGCACTCGTTGAGTATGAGCGATTGCTTGAGGTAGGACAGGAGCTGAGCGGCGATCCCTTAATTGGTTTTGAACTGGGTAAAGCCATTCAGCTGCATGATTATGGGGCGCTTGGTTATTTGGTCGAAACCAGTAAAGACTTACAGCAAGCTATTACCTCCTTATTGCATTACGACGCCATTGTCGCCGATATTGGCCTCGCTGTATTCGCAAGTGATAGCGACAATGCCAAGTTAACTTGGCAACCAAAAACCCCGCTGGGTAAGCAAGCCATTTTGCGTAATATGACCGCTTGGGTGAGCGCTGCACGGCAGCTTTTGCGTTCAACTTTATCGCCTAACCAACTCCAGCTTAGCTTTAGCGTGTGTGACCTAGAGTTACAACGTTTACAAACTTGGTTTGGCTGCTCCGTATCACAAAATTGCCCTGAAAATGCACTGTCTTTTCCGTTAGATTTTCTTACCATGCCAGTCGCTACCGTCGACAGCCTAATGCACGAACATATTGAGCAAGTGGTTGCAAAAAGCGTATCAGCGCTCTGTGATAATCATGACTTAAAAGCGCGTGTTGCCAATTTACTAGCGGCAAAGCACTCTCTGGCTGGAGTCAACCAAGCAAGTATTGCTAAGGCATTAAACATGAGTGTGCGTTCGATGCAGCGTAAGCTAAAAATACAACACACCAGCTTTAGAACCTTACTTGACCAAGAGCGAAAGCATCGATTTGAACAACTTATCGGCAACACCAAATTGCTCGATATTGTCGATGCACTCGGTTTTACAGAGCAAAGTGCGCTGAATAAAGTTTGTATAAAATGGTATGGGAAGCCACCGTCAAAGCTAAAGTGA
- a CDS encoding sterol desaturase family protein — protein sequence MVDVSLILLALSPIFLLCVAWEYIKHHEHYDWRDSLLNALLALLHQGSDALALLVLMPLFYWLHQFALFTIELNLLTLLFGFILQDFLYYWFHRASHCIHWLWSAHVVHHSSNNMNFTTAFRQSLLYPIVGMWLFWLPMILLGFTPTLVFAIVAINLAFQFFVHTQTVNRLGVVERIFNTPSHHRVHHASNPDYIDKNFAGVLIIWDKLFGTFVEEREDITICYGIRGAAPKQTPLDVNFAQWRHMFHCFAQANTLKSKWLALFGYPTHLPEKPKNTASVKP from the coding sequence ATGGTTGATGTATCGCTAATTTTACTGGCACTCAGTCCCATCTTTTTACTTTGTGTTGCCTGGGAGTATATCAAGCACCACGAACACTATGATTGGCGAGATTCATTACTCAATGCCCTACTCGCCTTGCTCCACCAAGGCAGCGACGCGCTGGCTTTGCTTGTACTGATGCCGCTCTTTTACTGGCTTCATCAATTTGCCTTATTCACAATCGAATTAAATCTCCTCACTTTGCTTTTTGGGTTTATCTTGCAAGATTTCTTGTATTACTGGTTTCACCGGGCATCACATTGTATTCACTGGCTTTGGAGTGCACACGTAGTGCATCACAGTTCGAACAACATGAACTTTACCACCGCATTTCGCCAAAGCTTGCTATACCCTATTGTCGGTATGTGGCTGTTCTGGCTGCCTATGATACTGCTTGGATTTACCCCGACCTTGGTATTTGCCATCGTCGCAATCAACTTGGCTTTTCAATTTTTTGTCCATACACAAACGGTTAATCGGTTAGGAGTGGTTGAGCGGATCTTTAATACGCCTTCCCACCACAGAGTCCATCACGCCAGTAATCCTGACTATATAGATAAAAACTTTGCTGGGGTGCTGATCATTTGGGATAAGCTTTTTGGCACCTTTGTTGAGGAGCGTGAGGACATCACAATTTGTTATGGAATAAGAGGTGCGGCACCAAAGCAGACCCCTTTAGATGTAAACTTTGCTCAGTGGCGTCATATGTTCCACTGTTTTGCACAAGCAAACACCTTAAAGAGCAAATGGTTGGCGCTATTTGGTTACCCAACCCACTTACCCGAAAAGCCTAAGAATACAGCTTCAGTCAAGCCCTAG
- a CDS encoding LysR family transcriptional regulator, whose product MNTQDLIVVMKTAQLGNISAAAAQLDMQVATASAAIKRVEKHLGFQLFVRSTRSLRLSKQGETYLPICEQALALLDNGKKQVLDNDNEIDGELRLTAPSDFGRNILLPWLDELLDEYPKLALKLILNDHNLDFYRDGVDIALRYGAPEDSSFYGFKICDVPLLLCASTEYIEKQGTPKDHEELSEHQGLFFLIRGSKFDTWKLTKNEQTYKVVLKGRRTSNDADVVKRWCAQGAGISLRSAIDVADQLEQGVVQSILNDYRVECKPLWLICPSKQMINPSVRVLRDKLRVYCQALVEKAERYK is encoded by the coding sequence ATGAATACACAAGATTTAATCGTCGTAATGAAAACGGCTCAGCTTGGCAATATTAGTGCGGCGGCTGCACAGTTAGATATGCAGGTTGCTACAGCGAGCGCCGCGATAAAGCGAGTGGAAAAGCACCTTGGCTTTCAACTTTTTGTGCGTTCTACGCGTAGCTTAAGGCTATCAAAGCAAGGTGAAACTTACTTGCCAATTTGCGAGCAGGCACTTGCGCTTTTGGATAATGGCAAAAAACAGGTGCTTGATAACGACAACGAAATTGACGGTGAGCTAAGATTAACCGCACCGTCAGATTTTGGCCGTAATATTCTCCTACCTTGGCTAGACGAATTACTTGATGAATACCCCAAACTTGCCTTGAAGCTTATTCTTAATGATCACAATCTCGACTTTTATCGTGACGGTGTTGATATCGCGCTGCGCTATGGCGCGCCTGAAGACAGTAGCTTCTACGGCTTTAAAATTTGTGATGTGCCATTGCTGCTTTGTGCCTCTACGGAATACATAGAAAAACAAGGCACGCCAAAGGATCATGAGGAGCTAAGTGAGCATCAAGGGCTATTCTTTTTGATCAGAGGCAGTAAGTTTGATACGTGGAAACTGACGAAAAATGAACAAACTTACAAAGTGGTGCTTAAAGGGCGTAGAACCAGTAATGATGCGGATGTGGTAAAGCGCTGGTGTGCGCAAGGAGCGGGTATTTCATTGCGCTCCGCGATAGATGTAGCAGACCAACTAGAACAAGGTGTGGTGCAAAGTATATTAAATGACTACCGCGTTGAATGTAAGCCGTTGTGGTTGATCTGCCCGTCAAAGCAAATGATCAACCCAAGCGTGAGAGTGCTGCGCGATAAACTAAGAGTGTACTGCCAAGCGCTTGTAGAAAAGGCCGAGCGGTATAAATAA
- the nfsB gene encoding oxygen-insensitive NAD(P)H nitroreductase, with protein MYTLRDAINNRYSTKAFDPNKKISDSDIDLLKQALRLSPSSTNVQPWHFVIASTEAGKTQVAKSTQENYKFNEAKVLNASHVVVFAAKQNIDDTHLDKVLAKESADGRFEKGSEIEAQMNNGRRYFVGLNQTSDEAIKAWTGKQVYLNLGQFLLSTALLGIDSVPIEGFDADILSNELGLTEQGFDALAIVALGYRDEGDFNAKLPKSRLAIEDIISEI; from the coding sequence ATGTACACATTACGCGATGCAATTAACAATCGTTATTCCACAAAAGCCTTTGATCCTAATAAAAAAATTAGTGATTCAGATATTGACTTACTCAAGCAGGCGCTAAGACTAAGCCCGTCTAGTACCAACGTTCAGCCATGGCATTTTGTCATCGCAAGTACTGAGGCAGGCAAAACTCAAGTGGCTAAAAGCACACAAGAGAATTACAAATTTAATGAAGCAAAAGTACTTAACGCGTCACATGTTGTTGTATTTGCTGCAAAACAAAATATAGATGATACGCATTTAGATAAAGTGCTTGCCAAAGAAAGTGCCGATGGCCGATTTGAAAAAGGCTCTGAGATTGAGGCACAAATGAATAATGGCCGTCGCTATTTTGTCGGCTTAAATCAAACCAGCGATGAAGCAATCAAAGCATGGACTGGCAAACAGGTTTACTTAAATCTTGGGCAATTTTTGCTAAGCACTGCATTACTAGGTATAGATTCTGTGCCAATTGAGGGATTTGACGCCGATATTCTCAGCAATGAGCTTGGGTTAACTGAGCAAGGCTTTGACGCTCTTGCTATTGTCGCATTGGGCTATCGAGACGAAGGTGATTTTAATGCTAAATTACCTAAATCTCGCCTCGCAATCGAAGACATCATTAGCGAAATCTAA
- a CDS encoding M35 family metallo-endopeptidase — protein sequence MKLLSRTLSTGLLAAAVTASLNAQAMNKDLAVSVDVDTKSNGDVIATLNITNQGKGNQKILSWYTDLEEEHIFKITRDGKEVNFFGPHYKRPAPTEADFIKLKSGETLTKSFELSGLYDLSQPGNYEISYDVESFDLFGKKEMPRMAARTMGQQSMMRADVAELSSNSVNLWLEGVAMTKGNVQINAKPSARAADCTDGTCFTGRCSNSEKTSILSALNAADQITNDSVAYLNSHSASNPSTRYQTWFGAATSSRYATVKSNFNAINDAIDNQDLTFDCSCNKSYFAYVYPNQPYKVYLCRAFWSANELGTDSRAGTIVHELSHFNAVAGTDDIVYGQSGAKNLAISNPSQAIQNADSHEYFAENTPYQN from the coding sequence ATGAAGCTACTATCACGCACACTATCAACAGGGTTACTCGCGGCAGCCGTAACCGCATCACTGAATGCTCAAGCAATGAATAAAGACCTAGCGGTAAGTGTTGATGTCGACACAAAAAGCAACGGCGATGTTATTGCGACACTAAATATCACCAATCAGGGTAAAGGTAATCAGAAAATTCTAAGCTGGTATACAGATCTTGAAGAAGAGCATATTTTCAAAATTACGCGTGATGGTAAAGAAGTTAATTTCTTTGGTCCTCACTACAAACGCCCGGCTCCTACTGAAGCTGACTTTATTAAGTTAAAGTCTGGCGAAACACTCACTAAATCATTTGAGCTTTCGGGCCTTTATGATCTTAGCCAGCCAGGTAACTACGAAATTAGTTATGATGTTGAGTCATTTGACCTTTTCGGTAAAAAAGAAATGCCACGTATGGCTGCCAGAACGATGGGGCAGCAATCAATGATGCGTGCCGATGTAGCAGAGCTCAGCTCAAACTCGGTAAACCTGTGGCTTGAAGGCGTTGCGATGACGAAAGGCAATGTTCAAATCAATGCAAAACCAAGCGCCCGCGCTGCTGACTGCACTGATGGCACTTGTTTTACAGGCCGTTGTAGTAACAGTGAAAAAACCAGTATTTTGTCAGCACTAAATGCTGCAGATCAGATCACTAATGACTCTGTTGCCTACCTAAATAGCCACTCAGCAAGCAACCCGTCTACGCGTTATCAAACTTGGTTTGGTGCAGCGACAAGCAGCCGTTATGCAACCGTGAAATCCAACTTCAATGCAATCAATGATGCAATCGACAACCAAGATCTCACTTTTGACTGTAGTTGTAACAAATCATACTTTGCTTATGTATACCCAAATCAACCATACAAAGTCTATCTATGCCGCGCATTTTGGAGCGCAAATGAGCTGGGTACGGATTCACGTGCAGGCACGATTGTTCACGAGCTAAGTCACTTTAACGCCGTGGCGGGTACAGATGACATCGTTTATGGTCAATCTGGCGCGAAAAACTTGGCAATTTCTAACCCAAGTCAAGCAATTCAAAATGCTGACAGCCATGAATACTTTGCGGAAAATACCCCATATCAAAACTAA